A segment of the Mytilus trossulus isolate FHL-02 chromosome 12, PNRI_Mtr1.1.1.hap1, whole genome shotgun sequence genome:
CTTCACCTATAACTACAACATGTTGTTCTTCCGAAATTGAGACTGCTGTCTGAACGATATTCAAGTCGGCATCGTCAAAGGCATGGACTACTGCATAATTACTTGCCTCAAATTTTGCACTTAGCAGGTTGATAAATCGTTGTTTGTTCTCTTCATTTGACAAGAATGCatccttttttgttttacagggCATTTCAGCCGAGAaatttattttgggagaaaTACATCCTTTTGATCGTCGTATGTGAGTAATATCTTTGACAGTAGGAACATCTGGATAACCATCAAATACAATAGTTGCTTCAGAGTAGTGGCTTTTAACGTAATCAATATATGCTTGACAAATACTATTGAATGAGTTTCCCTTTGTCCAAGGTATGCGATGTATGAGAGACCCACCATCTAATACATGGTGAACATTTATGCCAGTTTCCAAACATCCGCATCCATCAAAGTCCCAAATTGAGTCTGCTAGAATCGATTTATTTGCCTGTCTTGGTAAGCCATTATTGTCAAATAACGAAGATGGAACACTACATAGttcatatttgaatatttctgaTATGTCTTCAAATAGTCCATTAGCTATGGTGGTGCATCTTTGAAACAGAAGCTGTGGGTCGACTTGTATTAATTCCCCGTCTACTTTGATACTAGTTTTGCTATTTAAAGTtattacttgattttttttcttgaaagtATAGTCAATGACATTTTGCCCAACGAGAGATTCTATTATCGCTGTCCCCACATCTTTTGAGTTGTCTACATTAACAGTGCTATCAGCTGTTACTCCAGTTTCAATATTTCGCAGTGGACTGTCTCCAGTGAATGGACTGCGTTCTTTCATAAATGTTAGAATTGACATAATGTCTTCTCTGTCTCGTTTTTGACGTGCAATTGATTCTTCCTTGTGCTGATCACTTGTGTAGTAACCTACTCCTGTGAGCTCTTGAATAGCTTGATTCATGTCTGCACAAGCGGGCATGGACAAAAGCCACTGTGATCTCTGACTTTCACCCATTCCACGGCCACGTGTCAGTCCTCCTGCTGTTTTAACACTCCTCATGAGCACTTGCTCAATCATTAGATCTGATGACAATCCTGCCCAATATCTGTCGCTACGTCTCATAACATGATGGCCATCTTTGAAAGCAGCAAAAACTTCCGGATGATCTATTTCAAGTTGTTGCATCATCATTAGATACACATACGCAGATTTAGTATACAAGTTGTGGCCAGAGGCAGCCAAATAAGGCAGCATATCTTTAACACTTTTTAAATGCAATTCCCAATCGCCAGTCCGTTCTGCTTTGATAAACTGTCTAAGGATCTGCATCATTTCTGTATACTGAAGCCATAATTTAGAGGTTcgatttttcttcatttcttcaAGTGGTCTGTGAATTGTTTCTTTGATGCTCTGAAGTACAGCACTATCACACGCAGAAGATATGGACAGTGTTCCTTCCAACAATTCTGTATATACGTCGGCTGCCTTAGATAAGATGTCGTCAACACTAACATTTATGTTTCCTTCTTCATTTTCGTCTGCTGGGAaatcaaagttgaaaattttagaTACAAGAAGGCTGTGTATGGCAGTGTCAACTAGCATATGTCCTCTAATGGCACGAGCTACAGCTTTACCACTTAGCATGTGTGTAACTGCATTTGGTGCATATATAAGTTCCAGAATTTCCTGAAGCCCGGAACTCCTCATTATGTGACCAATGCAACCTAAGAAACTCATTTCTGTATGAAATGCTCCTAAACGCAATACTACAGACTTCAACTGACTATTTGGATGttcattttgaattattgtcAAGGCTTTCCAATACAAGGGCTGATCGAATGTCAATACTGGTGTTCTGTTGTAACGATGTGCTTGATTTGAAACAAAGAGTAGAGTTGAGTATATGCACGACATATCGCTTGAATTCATATCTATCATAGGTAGAAATACAACTGTTGACTTGCCTGGGTATTCTCCCTTATGTATCATCTGCATTATACCTGACCAACCTGGTGTTGGATTCTTTAAGGGCCATACCACCAGTGACAGTAAATCCAGACATGCAGTCTTGTCCATTCCCCTTAATTCCCGAAGCTCTGAAAAATTTAGCTTTGTCATAAAGTCGTTTTGAGGTTTGTAATACTGAATATTAACCTTTGCTATTGAGTTAATATCATCAGATGAAACAGATATTCTAGGTATAGGGGCTGTTCGCTTAGTGCCTGGTGTAATGCCGGCTATGATTCCCATTCCATGAAATGTGTTATTGCCATCGAGTGTTCTCACATTATGGTCTACGTTGTCAGctacaaattgaataaaactatTACATATTTCGCCAGGGATGTCAACTCCTTGTGTTAAAGCGGCACTTgattcaaatttttgaatttcttgATAAGATGAGCAAAATCCTAAACTGTTTAAAGTAGAAACCAGAAAACGGGATGCAAAGTTGTGATGAAGTTGAATGCCAAGACCAATTTGCAAAGGAGCAATAAGCACACGGGGTCTTGATGCCTGAACTATTGCCTGTCCAATAGAAGCAATTTTCATTTTGGAGTCCTTTTCAGCAAACATTGTTTCTAGTAGATAGCTTAAGCTCTCGGgtacatattgcaaatttgatTTTAGTGATGATACATCTGATGCCAATGGATAATTTTCCTTGTCCCCTTTCAAAGATCTGATGTCACTTTTGATTAGTTTTGCAGCAGCATCTATTATGGCTTTTTTTTCATCGTCTGGATTTTGATATGTTGGTCTGTGGTAAAACTCTTGCAAAACACAGGATGCTGTATCTCTCAACGTAACAACGCTTATTTTCCCACAAATATCTGTTATGATAATATTTTCTCCAAAATGGTTTCTCagttttttcttcatataaacTGAGCTGTATGCCTGTTCTCCACATAACTCGTTCATTTTATTAACCAGCTCTGCAATAGTTATCTGTTCATCCTCGTGCTGTTTGAGATAATCTACAATTTTTAGGAATTGTTCACCATAAGCTGCTGGTCTTCCCTGGTAGTTATTTTCCTTTCCTTTGCTGTCTGGTGAAAATGCTTTTGGAATCTTCTTACTGGTTCTGAAGTTAACACTGCAGGTTTGATGGTATAATGCATCTGCAGCATGAAGATCGCCAACACATTCTAATCTTCCCCGTACTTCAACTGCCCACTCATCGTCTCTGTCATTGCATACTTGTTCAATCCTCTTTTGGAAATCATCCGTTCGGACAGGAAAAACATCGTTTCCCTTTAATTTGCTTTTTAGCTGTGCCTCTTTCCCACAGAATAAGCAATGATCTTTATGactgaaatttgattttgatcGTAGAGTCGGTATATTAGATTCCTGTAGTATATTTTGCTGCCTTTTGGTTTTTGTGATTTCTGTTGGGTTTGTATATGATTTTCTACATTCCTGGTGGACAAACTGTCCTGCAGAAGCTAGTATCTGACCCTCTCTTTCTCTACTCGCTTTATTTATTCCTTGGCTTCCTTTTTCACGTAACTTGACTAATGATGATGTATCGTCATCTTTAAGGCATATGATGCATTTTTCCATAACAGCCACTGATACCTGcaagtataaaaatataaacccTTAAACAGTAGAAAGTACAAATCATATTTCTTAATAATAATGTTTAGTATGTATACGGCCATCACTAGATTACTGTGTATTAGAATTAATCTTTACGATTTGTGATttatgaaactagaaaaataacTTGTATACTCTATGAGTCTTTGTTTTACCTGGCAGTTATTTAAAACGACCGGCTCTCGTGGCTATCAGATTATCTTTTCAAAAATGAGACTGGTTATTGATTTTCAATACTCATATACGTATATTTACTGTAAATCAACTATTTGTGCAGTGTACATGTAACTCTACGATTCGTTATAAATTACCTTAAAACTATTAAATCACTGTTGGATTATCTCTCATCGTGGCATACATAATACTGCATTAATTTTGCTTATATGTCAATTCATCAATATAATctgcaaaagaaaaataattttgtaacggtcaatttgcttttttattttgaaatatttttatttttatttgttttttattatttttttggcatcAGGATTACACAAAtgcatttgtatttttctaaaatttcttATTATTTGTTGCAGTAACTCAAATTTGATCAAATTCATGCAACTTCACCAATccgtatatattttataactgtTAGTTTTTTGTCCCGAATGGCGTTCcatagtttttaaattttgacaaggACGTAATATGTAGAATAAACTGGAATCCGCTTGTATTACGCTTCACTTAAACAACCGGTATGGCCCGATTTTAGGGCAAAATTTTGCCCTGGAGATTTTAACGAGATTTCACGTTACTATGTTACATAGCAACGTCACTGTACAACATCCGGAATATTAgcgaaaatgtaaacaaaacagacgatagtattttttaagaaataacaaGAATTGTAAGAAATTAAGAATCAGACAAGAAGAGAAAATCagtaatatacattgtaaagaTAGAAGCAGAAGACATTATTACATGTAAACCTTATAAAtcaactttaatatatatacacgCAACATTTAGTAATGCCGGGCAATGGAGAAAATGTAAACAGACGACACGATTTTTTCGATAAATACTGCTAATATTGCAAATAAAGAAATTCAGACCACAGAAAAATAATGAACTGACACTGAAACAGTAGAAATTACTGATGCATACTATGTTTAACTCTAATTATGTCATGAAATATCATAAACGTACTTTGTCTTCAATACAATGTAAATGCCGTCACCACGAAAAACAAACC
Coding sequences within it:
- the LOC134693484 gene encoding uncharacterized protein LOC134693484 — translated: MEKCIICLKDDDTSSLVKLREKGSQGINKASREREGQILASAGQFVHQECRKSYTNPTEITKTKRQQNILQESNIPTLRSKSNFSHKDHCLFCGKEAQLKSKLKGNDVFPVRTDDFQKRIEQVCNDRDDEWAVEVRGRLECVGDLHAADALYHQTCSVNFRTSKKIPKAFSPDSKGKENNYQGRPAAYGEQFLKIVDYLKQHEDEQITIAELVNKMNELCGEQAYSSVYMKKKLRNHFGENIIITDICGKISVVTLRDTASCVLQEFYHRPTYQNPDDEKKAIIDAAAKLIKSDIRSLKGDKENYPLASDVSSLKSNLQYVPESLSYLLETMFAEKDSKMKIASIGQAIVQASRPRVLIAPLQIGLGIQLHHNFASRFLVSTLNSLGFCSSYQEIQKFESSAALTQGVDIPGEICNSFIQFVADNVDHNVRTLDGNNTFHGMGIIAGITPGTKRTAPIPRISVSSDDINSIAKVNIQYYKPQNDFMTKLNFSELRELRGMDKTACLDLLSLVVWPLKNPTPGWSGIMQMIHKGEYPGKSTVVFLPMIDMNSSDMSCIYSTLLFVSNQAHRYNRTPVLTFDQPLYWKALTIIQNEHPNSQLKSVVLRLGAFHTEMSFLGCIGHIMRSSGLQEILELIYAPNAVTHMLSGKAVARAIRGHMLVDTAIHSLLVSKIFNFDFPADENEEGNINVSVDDILSKAADVYTELLEGTLSISSACDSAVLQSIKETIHRPLEEMKKNRTSKLWLQYTEMMQILRQFIKAERTGDWELHLKSVKDMLPYLAASGHNLYTKSAYVYLMMMQQLEIDHPEVFAAFKDGHHVMRRSDRYWAGLSSDLMIEQVLMRSVKTAGGLTRGRGMGESQRSQWLLSMPACADMNQAIQELTGVGYYTSDQHKEESIARQKRDREDIMSILTFMKERSPFTGDSPLRNIETGVTADSTVNVDNSKDVGTAIIESLVGQNVIDYTFKKKNQVITLNSKTSIKVDGELIQVDPQLLFQRCTTIANGLFEDISEIFKYELCSVPSSLFDNNGLPRQANKSILADSIWDFDGCGCLETGINVHHVLDGGSLIHRIPWTKGNSFNSICQAYIDYVKSHYSEATIVFDGYPDVPTVKDITHIRRSKGCISPKINFSAEMPCKTKKDAFLSNEENKQRFINLLSAKFEASNYAVVHAFDDADLNIVQTAVSISEEQHVVVIGEDTDLLVLLCYHAMMHNKNIYFKSEPKQSIQKIRIWDIKKTKKHLGEPICRLLPFIHAFSGCDTTSRVFGLGKGALLKKVKSSAYLQDQSQLFLQKSSKDQVVKAGEEVLVDLYGGVQSVEGLDLLRYRKFASKVVVGNVFVQVHTLPPTSDAAKLHSMRTFYQTQIWIGEGHDLDPNQWGWYTSENKLMPVRCLLPPAPQKLLKVIRCNCKQNCDSRRCSCRKHGIDCSASCGECRGINCSNSSIVTQSDLDDV